A region from the Hydra vulgaris chromosome 08, alternate assembly HydraT2T_AEP genome encodes:
- the LOC124817453 gene encoding uncharacterized protein LOC124817453 isoform X2 codes for MSQLLGRHSNLIESMSQLFGRHSNLIESMSQLFGRHSNLIDASYYFLGEAAPFKHAKDIIADTKNKDNDNEDESNREENKDLFSNKLSDYGGGYGGYGGGYGYGKKEINENEDKSESGYGGYGGYGYGKRETEQDEGYGGGYGGGYGGGYGYGKKEINEVADPRGGGSRSGGGGGGGGGGSRSGGGGGGGGGGGSRSRGRGK; via the exons ATGAGTCAGCTGTTAGGAAGACATAGTAATTTGATTGAGAGCATGAGTCAGCTGTTCGGAAGACATAGTAATTTGATTGAGAGCATGAGTCAGCTGTTCGGAAGACATAGTAATTTGATTGATGCAAGCTATTATTTc TTAGGTGAAGCAGCTCCTTTCAAGCATGCAAAAGACATTATTGCCGATACAAA GAATAAAGACAATGATAACGAAGATGAATCTAATCGcgaa GAAAACAAGGatttgttttcaaacaaattgaGTGATTATGGTGGAGGATATGGAGGATACGGTGGCGGATATGGTTACGGCAAAAAAGAGAT AAATGAAAACGAAGATAAAAGTGAAAGTGGGTATGGCGGATATGGCGGATATGGTTACGGAAAAAGAGAAAC CGAACAAGATGAGGGATACGGGGGCGGATACGGAGGTGGATACGGTGGAGGATATGGTTACGGAAAAAAAGagat aaaTGAAGTAGCTGACCCTAGAGGAGGTGGTAGCAGAAGTGGTGGAGGTGGTGGAGGTGGCGGTGGCGGTAGCAGAAGTGGTGGAGGAGGAGgcggtggtggtggtggtggtagCAGAAGCAGAGGCAGaggcaaataa